From a single Labrus bergylta chromosome 14, fLabBer1.1, whole genome shotgun sequence genomic region:
- the mks1 gene encoding Meckel syndrome type 1 protein, whose translation MADCWNTDTGEAVFRSRDAVKNLRIKVRIERVTSTAALSQHLQQQVLSQRDRGDIELETLTSKSHTGDNEEELEVGWQEKLFSQYEMELFQNEAACQTPLDRQYHTEVKALKRSKGRRNHRIFTYTDHDRYTNCLPFNQMQQAADLLTTSVSRPTFLAERMASVRHRRQERRTMDSTVPKSKIITWEPTEEFVKNSHVVNNTMQTMHIMGDLSPPGRLGQKESECLLLTIKTDGNGTVIVKPDFNKGKEPYRIVTEGERREVWRLTLENVSTAMKPEETEKEQNMYKDLYIRHKEYLNSLVGQDFEMPPAGILRYVMHGEIVSAKGFEYDNLYIHFFMELPNNWSSLPFQSLSGVTQTCRTKTLGKENVAFFSFPFSFEAFYMCEKESEESVLQWPVLYFKVLSLDSWQRYRTEGYGYLLFPAMPGKHTLTCHTWRPLQTGTVSALRRFFIGGSPELEDHSYVRIPGTFKGERLSRFGFTTETTGSVTFNLHCIQQARAFVDATMLKKRRQRVFDQLGGFSQQGAVCTILEAFQRARKKMQDAREGLPRDLINATSQLQIESSA comes from the exons ATGGCAGACTGTTGGAACACGGACACCGGGGAAGCTGTGTTTCGGTCCCGGGATGCTGTTAAAAACTTAAGAATAAA GGTCCGGATAGAGAGGGTGACCTCTACAGCTGCCCTCTCTCAGCACCTTCAGCAGCAGGTTCTGtcccagagagacagaggagacatcGAGCTGGAGACCCTCAcctcaaaaagtcacacag GTGATAATGAAGAGGAGCTGGAGgtgggctggcaggagaaactcttcAGTCAG TATGAGATGGAACTTTTCCAGAATGAGGCAGCATGTCAGACCCCTCTGGACCGTCAGTACCACACAGAGGTCAAGGCCCTGAAGAGGTCAAAGGGCAGAAGAAATCACAGAATTTTTACATACACCGATCATGACCGCTACACTAACTGCCTTCCATTCAACCAAATG cAGCAAGCCGCTGACTTACTGACCACCTCCGTATCCCGCCCCACATTCCTGGCTGAGAGGATGGCCAGTGTGAGACACAGACGGCAGGAAAGACGCACCAT GGATTCAACTGTCCCTAAATCAAAGATCATTACGTGGGAGCCCACAGAGGAGTTTGTGAAAAACAGCCATGTGGTGAATAATACCATGCAGACCATGCACATCATGGGGGACCTGAGCCCTCCTGGAAG ACTTGGCCAGAAAGAGAGTGAATGTTTGCTGCTAACCATAAAAACCGACGGCAACGGAACAGTCATCGTAAAACCCGACTTCAACAAAGGCAAAGAGCCCTACAG GATCGTAACCGAGGGCGAGCGGAGAGAAGTTTGGCGTCTCACTCTGGAGAATGTATCTACAGCCATGAAACCAGAGGAAACGGAGAAGGAGCAGAACATGTACAAAGAT CTGTACATACGACACAAGGAGTACCTCAACAGCCTTGTTGGTCAAGACTTTGAAATG CCTCCTGCTGGTATTCTGCGCTATGTGATGCATGGAGAGATTG TCTCAGCCAAAGGATTTGAATATGATAATTTATACATCCACTTCTTCATGGAGCTGCCCAACA ATTGGTCCAGTTTGCCATTTCAGTCTCTCTCTGGGGTAACCCAAACCTGCCGGACTAAAACATTAGGGAAG GAAAATGTAGCTTTCTTCAGTTTCCCCTTCAGCTTTGAGGCGTTctacatgtgtgaaaaagagagtgaag AGTCAGTTCTCCAGTGGCCAGTGCTCTACTTCAAAGTTCTGTCTCTGGACTCCTGGCAGCGCTATCGGACTGAAGGTTACGGCTATCTGCTTTTTCCTGCAATGCCTG GTAAACATACACTAACATGCCATACATGGAGACCCCTTCAGACAGGAACCGTCTCTGCTCTGAGACGATTCTTTATCGGAGGTTCTCCAGAGCTTGAAGACCACAGCTACGTCAGGATACCAGGGACATTCAAG GGAGAGCGGCTGAGTCGCTTTGGATTTACAACAGAAACCACAGGAAGTGTCACCTTTAACCTGCACTGCATCCAGCAAGCCAG GGCCTTTGTCGATGCCACCATGTTGaaaaagaggaggcagagagtgTTTGATCAGCTGGGAGGATTCAGTCAGCAAGGAGCTGTTTGTACCATCCTGG AGGCCTTCCAGAGAGCCAGGAAAAAGATGCAAGATGCCAGAGAAGGTCTTCCTAGAGACCTGATCAACGCCACCTCCCAACTCCAGATTGAATCATCGGCATAA